A DNA window from Candidatus Hydrogenedentota bacterium contains the following coding sequences:
- a CDS encoding type 1 glutamine amidotransferase, whose translation MSEKLRFLIPDGYSLESRQQFDSVGMTLAGELYGLLLQRRLPGAEYDVWFSSDPGATPPTDAELSGYAGVIWPGCNLTIYHNDDPRVQAHKDLCLRAYEAGIPQFGSCWAIQLACFVAGGRVEPHPRGREMGIATKIMLTEQGRKHPMMDGKPVVYSHFVSHDDQVVELPEGATLLAGNDWSVVEAAAVEFKKGVFWATQYHPEYNLHEVARLILAREERLIKQGWFKDHGDMMRYVESFEAVHNDPTLKHIRWQLKIDDSIVEDDQRECEFVNWLKYAVLKQPF comes from the coding sequence ATGTCTGAGAAACTGCGTTTCCTGATTCCCGACGGGTACAGCCTTGAAAGCCGCCAGCAGTTTGATTCGGTGGGGATGACCCTCGCCGGGGAGCTCTACGGCCTCCTGCTTCAGCGCCGCCTGCCCGGCGCGGAGTACGACGTGTGGTTCAGCAGCGACCCCGGCGCCACGCCGCCGACGGACGCCGAGCTGTCCGGCTATGCGGGGGTCATCTGGCCCGGCTGCAACCTGACGATCTACCACAACGACGACCCGCGCGTGCAGGCGCACAAGGATCTGTGCCTGCGCGCCTACGAGGCGGGCATCCCCCAGTTTGGGAGCTGCTGGGCCATCCAGCTCGCCTGCTTCGTCGCGGGCGGGCGCGTGGAGCCCCACCCCAGGGGCCGCGAGATGGGCATCGCCACCAAGATCATGCTCACCGAACAGGGCCGCAAACACCCCATGATGGACGGGAAGCCGGTGGTCTACTCCCATTTCGTCAGCCACGACGACCAGGTGGTCGAGCTGCCCGAGGGGGCCACGCTGCTCGCGGGGAACGACTGGAGCGTGGTGGAGGCCGCCGCTGTCGAGTTCAAGAAGGGCGTTTTCTGGGCCACGCAGTACCACCCCGAGTACAACCTGCACGAGGTGGCCCGCCTCATCCTCGCCCGCGAGGAGCGGCTCATCAAGCAGGGCTGGTTCAAAGACCACGGGGACATGATGCGGTACGTGGAGAGCTTCGAGGCCGTCCACAACGATCCCACCCTGAAGCACATCCGCTGGCAGCTCAAGATTGACGACAGCATTGTCGAGGACGACCAGCGCGAGTGCGAGTTCGTCAACTGGCTCAAGTACGCGGTGCTGAAGCAGCCCTTCTGA
- a CDS encoding acetylxylan esterase, with protein sequence MPMIDMPLEELRVYRGITPKPADFDAYWAAALAELEATPPAPEFLPAEFQTPYAECFDLWFTGVGGARVYAKYLRPRRSEEVPHPAVLQFHGYSGSSGDWQDKLGLAALGFSVAALDVRGQGGRSQDPGGALGNTLHGHIIRGLDDAPERLFYRSVFLDTVQLARVVMALPEVDARRVGAMGMSQGGALTLACAALEPRIRRLAPMCPFLCDYRRVWEMDLAKDAYEELRDWFRRFDPRHERETEIFTRLGYVDCQHLAPRIRGEVLMAVGLMDEICPASSQFAAYNRITAPKEMALFPDFAHEHYPGFMDQAFQFMAGL encoded by the coding sequence ATGCCCATGATAGACATGCCCCTGGAGGAACTGCGGGTGTACCGGGGGATCACCCCCAAGCCCGCAGATTTCGACGCCTACTGGGCGGCGGCGCTGGCGGAGCTGGAGGCCACGCCCCCCGCGCCGGAGTTTCTGCCCGCCGAATTCCAGACCCCCTATGCGGAGTGTTTCGACCTGTGGTTCACCGGCGTCGGCGGGGCGCGGGTCTATGCAAAATACCTGCGGCCCCGGCGTTCGGAGGAGGTGCCCCACCCCGCCGTGCTCCAGTTCCACGGGTACAGCGGCAGCAGCGGCGACTGGCAGGACAAGCTGGGCCTGGCCGCCCTCGGGTTCTCCGTGGCCGCGCTGGACGTGCGCGGGCAGGGCGGCCGGTCGCAGGACCCCGGCGGCGCGCTGGGGAACACGCTTCACGGCCACATCATCCGCGGGCTGGACGACGCCCCGGAGCGGCTTTTCTACCGGAGCGTCTTTCTGGACACCGTGCAGCTGGCGCGGGTGGTCATGGCGCTTCCCGAGGTGGACGCGCGCCGCGTGGGCGCGATGGGCATGTCGCAGGGCGGCGCGCTCACCCTGGCGTGCGCGGCGCTGGAGCCGCGCATCCGCCGCCTCGCGCCCATGTGCCCCTTCCTCTGCGACTACCGCCGGGTCTGGGAGATGGACCTCGCGAAGGATGCCTACGAGGAGCTGCGCGACTGGTTCCGCCGGTTTGACCCGCGCCATGAGCGGGAGACGGAAATCTTCACCCGCCTGGGGTATGTGGACTGCCAGCATCTCGCGCCGCGCATCCGCGGCGAGGTGCTCATGGCCGTCGGGCTGATGGACGAGATCTGCCCGGCGTCCTCGCAGTTCGCCGCGTACAACAGGATCACGGCGCCCAAGGAAATGGCGCTGTTCCCCGACTTCGCCCACGAGCATTACCCCGGATTCATGGACCAGGCGTTCCAGTTCATGGCCGGACTGTGA
- a CDS encoding 4Fe-4S dicluster domain-containing protein, producing the protein MAHRTLTSAYQRLTDRLNRAPQGAPPSELLHGILKMLFSEREADLVSLLPIKPFTAKKAALVWKMAEDEAAGVLDELAHRAILLDYERPDGVHAYMLPPPMAGFFEFSLMRVRDDLDQKALSDLFEQYITREDDFMRELVGQGGTQMGRALVQEPALPEDEALHVLDHERATEVIRTATHIGVAMCYCRHKAMHQGRKCDAPMDICMTFNTPAESLIRHGHVRKIDRAECLDLLQRAYEHNLVQFSENQQRGVSFICNCCGCCCEALTAARRFALMRPINTTNYLPEVDTEACTGCGKCAALCPVEAMSVVSANDPRDRRRKKARVDVSVCLGCGVCVRPCPKDAIKLKPRGKRVIVPKNAVHRAVLMAVERGKLQHLLFDNRASMTHQAMAAVLGAVLRLPPVKRAAAAKLLNSRYVDALLARAPQ; encoded by the coding sequence ATGGCGCACAGGACCCTTACTTCGGCATACCAGCGGCTGACGGACCGGTTGAACCGGGCACCCCAGGGCGCGCCGCCCTCGGAACTCCTGCACGGCATCCTGAAGATGCTTTTCAGCGAGCGGGAGGCCGACCTGGTCTCCCTCCTCCCCATCAAGCCTTTCACCGCCAAGAAGGCGGCGCTGGTGTGGAAGATGGCGGAGGACGAGGCCGCGGGCGTGCTGGACGAACTGGCGCACCGGGCGATCCTGCTGGACTATGAGCGGCCGGACGGCGTCCACGCGTACATGCTCCCCCCGCCGATGGCGGGGTTCTTTGAGTTCTCCCTCATGCGGGTGCGCGACGACCTCGACCAGAAGGCCCTTTCCGACCTGTTCGAGCAGTACATCACGCGGGAGGACGACTTCATGCGCGAACTGGTCGGGCAGGGCGGCACGCAGATGGGGCGCGCCCTGGTGCAGGAGCCCGCGCTGCCGGAGGACGAGGCGCTCCACGTGCTGGACCACGAGCGGGCCACGGAGGTCATCCGGACGGCGACCCACATCGGCGTGGCCATGTGCTACTGCCGCCACAAGGCCATGCACCAGGGCCGGAAGTGTGACGCCCCCATGGACATCTGCATGACCTTCAACACCCCGGCGGAGTCCCTCATCCGCCACGGCCACGTGCGCAAGATTGACCGCGCGGAATGCCTGGACCTGCTCCAGCGGGCCTACGAGCACAACCTGGTGCAGTTCAGCGAGAACCAGCAGAGAGGTGTCAGCTTCATCTGCAACTGCTGCGGGTGCTGCTGCGAGGCCCTGACCGCCGCCCGCCGTTTCGCGCTGATGCGCCCCATCAACACGACCAATTACCTGCCGGAGGTGGACACGGAGGCCTGCACGGGCTGCGGCAAGTGCGCGGCCCTGTGCCCCGTGGAGGCCATGAGCGTCGTGTCGGCCAACGACCCGCGCGACCGTCGCCGCAAGAAGGCCCGGGTGGACGTGTCGGTGTGCCTCGGATGCGGGGTCTGCGTGCGGCCCTGCCCCAAGGACGCCATCAAGCTCAAACCGCGCGGGAAACGGGTCATCGTGCCGAAGAACGCCGTGCACCGCGCGGTGCTGATGGCGGTCGAGCGGGGAAAACTCCAGCACCTGCTGTTTGACAACCGGGCGTCCATGACGCACCAGGCCATGGCCGCGGTGCTCGGGGCGGTGCTGCGGCTGCCCCCGGTGAAGCGCGCCGCGGCGGCCAAGCTGCTGAACTCGCGCTACGTGGACGCCCTGCTCGCCCGCGCGCCGCAGTGA
- a CDS encoding J domain-containing protein — protein sequence MPGFQELVFLAIIIIVLSWAGLWPTVMRALRELRGEHIPDPPQAPPNPRDAEVCYRLLGVSPSAPWEEIERAYRKKAKVHHPDLGGDQDAMRALNEAYALLKKLRGVR from the coding sequence ATGCCCGGTTTTCAAGAGCTGGTTTTCCTCGCGATCATCATCATCGTGCTGAGCTGGGCGGGGCTCTGGCCCACGGTCATGCGCGCCCTGCGCGAGCTGCGGGGGGAGCACATCCCCGACCCGCCCCAGGCCCCCCCGAACCCCCGCGACGCCGAGGTGTGCTACCGCCTGCTGGGCGTGTCGCCCTCGGCCCCCTGGGAGGAGATCGAGCGCGCCTACCGCAAGAAGGCCAAGGTCCACCATCCCGACCTCGGCGGCGACCAGGATGCCATGCGTGCCCTGAACGAGGCCTACGCCCTGCTCAAGAAACTGCGCGGCGTGCGGTAG